In Syntrophomonas wolfei subsp. wolfei str. Goettingen G311, a single window of DNA contains:
- the mraY gene encoding phospho-N-acetylmuramoyl-pentapeptide-transferase — protein MQNYLSNAFLAAAIAIVVSIIMGPIMIPFLKRLKVGQSIREEGPKGHYAKAGTPTMGGIIIITAVMLASFIMAGTSTEALAAVLLMLAFGSVGFWDDYIKVVLKRSLGLRAREKLGLQLLIAFLFGLLLILYFKRGTAILIPFTGHAVDLGWWYLPFIVFVVVSTANAVNLTDGLDGLASGVSFFVSLALAVICVMTGHYSLSVFCGALAGACLGFLVFNRHPARVFMGDTGSMALGGAVAAVAALTRSEIALIIIGGVYVIETLSVILQVISYQTTRKRIFRMAPLHHHYELKGWPETRVVRYFWGLSFVFMLLGIWSFWGVG, from the coding sequence TTGCAGAATTATTTGAGTAATGCATTTTTGGCAGCAGCTATTGCCATAGTTGTATCAATAATAATGGGACCTATAATGATACCATTTCTTAAACGGCTTAAAGTAGGGCAGAGTATTAGAGAGGAAGGCCCCAAAGGCCACTATGCCAAAGCAGGCACCCCCACCATGGGGGGTATAATTATTATTACCGCGGTAATGCTGGCCAGCTTCATTATGGCAGGTACCAGTACTGAAGCCCTGGCAGCGGTGCTGCTAATGCTGGCATTCGGTTCGGTAGGCTTTTGGGATGACTATATCAAGGTGGTATTGAAACGTTCCCTGGGGCTTCGTGCCCGAGAAAAACTAGGATTGCAGCTCCTGATAGCATTTCTTTTCGGGCTTTTGCTGATTCTTTATTTTAAACGGGGAACCGCTATACTTATACCCTTTACCGGCCATGCAGTGGATCTTGGTTGGTGGTATCTTCCCTTCATTGTTTTTGTTGTGGTGAGTACTGCCAATGCGGTGAATCTTACTGATGGTCTGGATGGACTGGCTTCCGGGGTAAGCTTTTTTGTAAGCCTGGCTCTGGCGGTTATTTGCGTTATGACAGGACATTATAGCCTGAGTGTTTTTTGCGGCGCACTGGCCGGAGCTTGCCTGGGCTTTCTAGTATTTAACCGCCATCCCGCTCGGGTTTTTATGGGAGATACCGGTTCTATGGCCCTGGGAGGAGCAGTGGCTGCTGTGGCGGCCTTAACCCGCTCGGAAATAGCTTTGATTATTATTGGCGGGGTCTATGTGATTGAAACCTTAAGTGTTATCTTACAGGTTATATCCTACCAAACTACGAGAAAGAGGATATTTCGCATGGCTCCCTTGCATCACCATTATGAGTTGAAAGGCTGGCCGGAAACCAGGGTGGTAAGATATTTCTGGGGCCTTTCCTTTGTTTTTATGCTCCTGGGGATTTGGAGCTTTTGGGGAGTAGGCTAA
- a CDS encoding cell division protein FtsQ/DivIB, translating into MNKTVSRKFFGISILILLVLVSLYLFLHSSFFNIEKITITGLKVVSEDEVLRLSGLSRGQNIFEINDEFVSKAIELHPVIKKAVLVRHFPRQIEVEVQERKIWALVPYHDVLLCIDEDSICIDKLQKYSLIDYPLITMDDLPPRVNLGQAVEPEGVKMIKVIYDALSIKSRKAISDFHYINKSKEIVFYTQKGTEVNFGNLERLEEKTKFVEQVFEIEAELDEKGTDVLEYVDLRFKGQPVLKTRNVQE; encoded by the coding sequence ATGAACAAGACTGTCTCTCGTAAATTTTTTGGTATCTCCATATTAATCTTGCTGGTATTGGTCTCACTATATCTTTTTTTACACAGCTCCTTCTTCAATATAGAGAAAATTACCATAACCGGGTTGAAGGTAGTGTCCGAGGATGAAGTTCTTCGCCTATCCGGTCTCAGCCGGGGACAAAACATATTTGAAATAAATGATGAATTTGTCAGCAAAGCCATAGAACTCCACCCGGTAATAAAAAAGGCTGTTTTGGTAAGGCACTTCCCCCGGCAAATTGAAGTTGAGGTGCAGGAACGAAAAATCTGGGCTCTGGTTCCCTACCATGATGTTTTGTTATGCATTGATGAAGATAGCATATGTATAGATAAGTTGCAGAAGTATTCCCTTATTGACTATCCGTTAATCACCATGGATGATCTTCCTCCCCGGGTAAATCTGGGACAGGCTGTAGAACCGGAGGGGGTTAAAATGATTAAAGTCATCTATGATGCGTTATCGATTAAGAGTAGAAAAGCCATTTCTGATTTTCATTATATAAACAAAAGTAAAGAAATAGTTTTTTATACCCAAAAAGGAACTGAAGTCAACTTCGGCAACCTGGAAAGATTAGAGGAAAAAACTAAATTCGTGGAACAGGTATTTGAGATTGAAGCTGAGCTGGATGAGAAAGGCACTGATGTTTTAGAGTATGTTGACCTGCGATTTAAGGGTCAACCGGTTTTGAAAACCAGGAATGTACAGGAATAG
- a CDS encoding small basic family protein: MWLLVLFCLMIGLLIGMQVPVFLSVVYAKYMSIAVIAALDAVFGGIRAYMEDNFDTTIFVSGFVVNTLLAAGMAYLGDRLGVQLYLAAVVVFGVRIFQNLGIIRRYLLKKY, encoded by the coding sequence ATGTGGCTCTTAGTACTCTTTTGTCTTATGATAGGTTTGCTGATCGGTATGCAGGTACCGGTTTTTCTGAGTGTGGTCTATGCCAAGTATATGTCCATTGCGGTTATTGCCGCCCTGGATGCGGTTTTCGGTGGGATTCGAGCTTATATGGAAGATAATTTCGATACCACCATCTTTGTTAGTGGTTTTGTGGTCAATACTCTCTTGGCAGCTGGCATGGCTTATTTGGGGGACAGGCTGGGGGTTCAGCTTTACCTGGCAGCAGTAGTGGTTTTCGGTGTACGCATATTCCAAAATTTAGGAATAATCCGTCGATATTTATTGAAAAAATATTAA
- the murG gene encoding undecaprenyldiphospho-muramoylpentapeptide beta-N-acetylglucosaminyltransferase, with amino-acid sequence MKFIITGGGTGGHIYPALAIASGLKERLGEAEILYVGTKKGLEANIVPRAGLRFTTIDISGIDRSSMLKASRSLVKFPRSFFQAWDIIKDFQPDIVIGTGGYVSFPIVMAGTFFPSKTVIHEQNAIPGLANRNLARRVDYALLNFAEAAPYMKAKSMKVTGLPVRSEIFNVQRAESIKKLGLEPNLFTLVVFGGSRGAMTINQAMLEAVERWQDSKMQIIWITGESSYNEIKQQLEERLSLSKRRFLQLYPYMFNIEEALAAADLAVCRAGAGTLSELAILGLPAILVPYPYAAENHQEKNARALLAKKAVEMVIDEFLDGDTLYKKVNELRENPVYLKEMARNMAKEGRPNALNEILDVILTLPDN; translated from the coding sequence ATGAAGTTTATTATTACCGGGGGAGGTACCGGAGGACATATATATCCAGCCTTGGCTATAGCCAGCGGTTTAAAGGAGAGGCTGGGGGAAGCAGAAATCCTCTATGTAGGTACAAAAAAGGGTTTGGAGGCTAATATTGTTCCCCGGGCGGGCCTGAGATTCACTACTATCGATATATCAGGAATTGACCGCTCCTCCATGCTCAAAGCTTCTCGCTCCCTGGTGAAATTTCCCCGCAGTTTTTTTCAGGCCTGGGATATAATAAAAGATTTTCAACCTGATATCGTGATAGGTACGGGCGGCTATGTTTCTTTTCCTATTGTAATGGCTGGTACTTTTTTCCCGTCTAAGACCGTGATACATGAACAGAATGCTATTCCCGGGTTGGCCAACCGGAATCTGGCCCGGAGAGTGGATTATGCTTTACTTAATTTTGCTGAAGCTGCACCCTATATGAAGGCTAAATCCATGAAAGTAACCGGTTTGCCAGTTAGGTCGGAAATATTTAATGTCCAGCGGGCGGAGAGCATAAAAAAGCTGGGGCTTGAGCCCAATCTATTTACCCTGGTGGTTTTTGGCGGTAGTCGCGGGGCCATGACTATCAACCAGGCTATGTTGGAAGCGGTGGAACGCTGGCAGGATAGCAAGATGCAAATAATATGGATTACCGGAGAATCATCCTATAATGAAATTAAACAGCAGTTGGAGGAACGCTTGTCATTAAGTAAAAGGCGGTTTCTCCAGTTGTACCCCTATATGTTTAATATTGAGGAAGCCCTGGCGGCGGCTGATCTGGCTGTATGCCGGGCGGGAGCCGGCACCCTTTCGGAGCTGGCTATTCTTGGGTTACCGGCAATTTTGGTTCCCTATCCTTATGCGGCGGAAAATCACCAGGAGAAAAATGCTCGGGCTTTACTGGCAAAAAAAGCCGTGGAAATGGTTATTGATGAGTTCCTGGATGGGGATACTCTTTATAAAAAGGTTAATGAACTAAGGGAAAACCCGGTTTACTTAAAGGAAATGGCAAGGAATATGGCAAAAGAGGGCCGGCCCAATGCCTTAAATGAGATACTGGATGTAATATTGACACTGCCAGACAATTGA
- the murD gene encoding UDP-N-acetylmuramoyl-L-alanine--D-glutamate ligase has translation MDFSGKRILVVGLARSGMAAIKALDKRGAQLSACDEKEARTLAPILDELEKLGIKYYAGGYPEVKRQDFDLLVVSPGVPLETAPIRQAREQGIPVIGEVELAYILKPKAVEFLAISGTNGKTTTTSLLHYILAQAGRNALAGGNIGIPLTTLLDSISAGTIVVELSSFQLESSSSFRPYICGLLNITPDHLNRHKTMERYIEAKAKIFAQQKPGDYAVFNYEDSILREMARSCPAQTFFFSSERELMEGAFINNGVITIKRAGIIQEIARIDEVSLRGKHNLENILAATMMASLAGVSPEDIRQALASFPGVRHRMEELGLYDDVLYVNDSKATNPEAVMKALDSFNQPIILIAGGRNKGSSFSQLAGLIKQKVRELVLLGEAREEIKDAVIDAGFRNIHEVEDLQAAVIKAHELARKGEVVLLSPACASWDMFASYEQRGDLFCEMVKSISG, from the coding sequence TTGGATTTTAGCGGTAAGAGGATACTGGTAGTAGGCTTGGCCCGCAGTGGAATGGCGGCGATAAAGGCCCTGGATAAACGTGGTGCCCAGCTTAGCGCTTGTGATGAAAAAGAAGCCCGAACCCTGGCTCCTATTCTGGATGAATTGGAAAAACTGGGCATAAAGTACTATGCTGGCGGATATCCGGAAGTGAAGCGGCAGGATTTTGACCTGCTGGTAGTAAGCCCGGGAGTTCCGCTGGAAACAGCACCAATCCGGCAAGCCCGGGAGCAGGGAATCCCGGTAATTGGAGAGGTGGAATTGGCTTATATCCTGAAACCAAAGGCAGTTGAGTTCCTGGCTATAAGCGGAACCAACGGCAAGACTACTACTACTTCCTTACTGCATTACATTTTAGCCCAGGCAGGGAGGAATGCACTGGCCGGTGGCAATATCGGCATTCCCTTGACTACTTTGCTGGACAGTATCTCTGCAGGGACAATTGTGGTAGAGTTGTCCAGTTTTCAACTTGAGAGCAGTTCAAGCTTCCGGCCTTATATTTGCGGCCTGCTTAATATCACCCCTGATCACCTTAACCGGCACAAGACTATGGAAAGATATATCGAGGCTAAAGCCAAGATATTTGCCCAGCAAAAGCCAGGTGATTATGCGGTGTTCAATTATGAAGACTCCATTCTTAGGGAAATGGCCCGAAGCTGCCCTGCCCAGACCTTCTTTTTTTCCAGTGAAAGGGAGTTGATGGAAGGGGCTTTTATAAATAATGGAGTCATAACTATTAAGAGAGCAGGTATTATTCAAGAAATAGCGAGAATAGATGAAGTTTCCCTGCGGGGGAAACACAATCTGGAGAATATTTTAGCTGCCACAATGATGGCCAGTCTTGCCGGGGTAAGCCCAGAGGATATTCGCCAGGCTCTGGCCAGTTTTCCCGGGGTCAGGCATCGGATGGAGGAGCTAGGTCTTTATGATGATGTCCTTTATGTTAATGATTCCAAGGCTACCAATCCCGAGGCGGTGATGAAAGCCCTGGACTCTTTTAACCAGCCTATTATACTGATAGCCGGGGGCAGGAACAAGGGCTCCAGTTTCTCCCAGCTGGCGGGATTAATAAAGCAGAAAGTGAGAGAACTGGTCCTGCTGGGGGAAGCCCGGGAAGAGATAAAGGATGCAGTAATTGATGCCGGTTTCCGGAATATACATGAGGTAGAAGACCTGCAAGCGGCTGTAATCAAGGCCCACGAGTTGGCGCGAAAGGGTGAAGTAGTACTGCTCTCTCCAGCTTGTGCCAGCTGGGATATGTTCGCAAGCTATGAACAGCGGGGGGATCTCTTTTGTGAGATGGTCAAGTCTATTTCCGGGTAG
- the murA gene encoding UDP-N-acetylglucosamine 1-carboxyvinyltransferase yields the protein MNSLRLRGGRRLKGQVEISGSKNATLPIMAASLMSMGEVVLSGVPDLEDINVMSMALEILGAKVKREADVLVIDARTINNYELPESISRKMRASNLVMGALLGRFKRARVAYPGGCAIGVRPMDLHLKGLRNLGYELTEEYGFMEGKAQQGIMGKEILLDFPSVGATENIIMAATLTPGITTIRNAAREPEIYDLQNFLNGMGARITGAGLDTVQIEGVKKLGGVEYRVIPDRIEAGTFMVAAAISRGDVFLGNVVLEHLQPLIAKLREIGVEVIPKSTGVRVIGNHKYRPTDIKTMPYPGFPTDMQPQMMALFASIPGTSIIVETIFENRYMHVQELRRMGADIKLEGRIAIVKGKTALEGATVEATDLRAGAALILAALFAHEETIISKVEHIDRGYEKIHEKLERLGVDIRRV from the coding sequence TTGAATAGTTTGAGGCTCAGAGGAGGACGGCGGCTAAAAGGCCAGGTCGAAATAAGTGGTTCAAAAAATGCAACTTTGCCTATTATGGCCGCCAGTTTGATGTCGATGGGTGAAGTGGTATTATCCGGGGTGCCCGATTTGGAAGATATAAATGTGATGTCTATGGCTTTGGAAATTCTAGGAGCAAAAGTGAAACGAGAAGCCGATGTATTGGTGATAGATGCCAGGACTATTAACAATTATGAGCTCCCGGAAAGCATTTCCCGGAAGATGAGAGCATCCAACCTGGTAATGGGGGCTTTACTAGGGCGTTTTAAACGGGCTCGGGTAGCTTATCCCGGAGGCTGTGCCATAGGGGTCAGGCCGATGGATCTGCATTTAAAAGGTTTAAGAAATCTGGGATATGAATTGACCGAAGAATATGGTTTTATGGAAGGAAAAGCCCAGCAGGGTATAATGGGCAAAGAAATATTGCTTGATTTCCCCAGTGTGGGGGCTACGGAAAATATTATTATGGCAGCAACCCTTACTCCTGGTATCACTACCATACGGAATGCAGCTCGCGAACCGGAGATATATGATTTGCAAAATTTTCTCAATGGTATGGGAGCAAGAATCACTGGGGCGGGTCTGGATACGGTGCAGATTGAAGGAGTAAAAAAATTGGGTGGGGTTGAGTACCGGGTAATTCCTGATCGTATTGAGGCCGGAACTTTTATGGTGGCTGCAGCCATCAGTCGTGGTGATGTATTTTTGGGAAATGTGGTACTGGAACACTTACAGCCGTTAATTGCCAAATTGAGAGAGATTGGGGTAGAGGTTATCCCTAAAAGTACTGGGGTCAGAGTAATAGGAAACCATAAATATCGCCCCACAGATATTAAGACCATGCCTTACCCAGGCTTTCCCACTGATATGCAGCCCCAGATGATGGCTTTATTTGCTTCTATTCCTGGAACTAGTATTATAGTCGAGACTATTTTCGAAAATCGTTATATGCATGTTCAAGAACTCAGGCGTATGGGAGCCGATATAAAACTGGAGGGTCGTATCGCTATTGTTAAGGGGAAAACGGCTCTGGAAGGAGCTACTGTAGAAGCGACTGATCTGAGAGCAGGAGCTGCGTTAATCCTGGCTGCTTTATTTGCCCATGAAGAGACTATAATAAGCAAGGTGGAACACATAGACCGGGGTTATGAAAAAATTCATGAAAAGCTGGAGAGATTAGGGGTGGATATACGGCGAGTGTAG
- the murC gene encoding UDP-N-acetylmuramate--L-alanine ligase, with translation MHTIKCTGTDVGEGDEGMAFTPGKWIHMVGIAGAGMSGIARVLAQQGYKVSGSDLQVNDTTSRLEEIGVEIFKGHSSSNLKEGVDLLVTSSAVPQDNIELRLAREKKIPILKRGQMLAHLANAKKAVAVAGAHGKTTTTSMLYMVLANCGTEPSFIVGGELQGSELNAKLGRGDYFVVEADESDASFLDLRPYIALITNVEDDHLDYYKSVDNIRKAFRQFVEQIRPEGFAMLYGGDAFNRSLVKDLTLNKRLLFYGEDLSNDYYFLNWESIGLGSHFDVYKRELGFLGRFELAVPGKHNALNALAAIASALELGLEMEPIKSALKNFHGARRRFQIQGQKALVTVVDDYAHHPTEIRATIDAARNFHSGRVIVVYQPHRYSRTQLLGRQLGEALINADLAIITEVYSAGEEAIPGISGEVVCQAAQSIGCHSVYIPQREEIIPYLLQICQENDLIITMGAGDIWKLGLQLLEVLPESVLKV, from the coding sequence ATGCATACTATAAAATGTACTGGGACAGATGTTGGAGAAGGAGATGAGGGAATGGCTTTCACTCCAGGAAAATGGATTCATATGGTAGGAATTGCTGGAGCAGGAATGAGTGGTATAGCCAGGGTACTTGCCCAACAGGGTTATAAGGTCAGTGGTTCGGACCTGCAGGTCAACGATACTACCAGTAGGCTTGAAGAAATAGGTGTCGAGATATTTAAGGGTCATTCTTCATCCAATCTTAAGGAAGGGGTGGATTTGCTGGTCACATCCTCAGCCGTACCTCAAGATAATATTGAGCTAAGGCTGGCCAGGGAGAAAAAGATTCCTATATTAAAACGGGGACAGATGCTGGCCCATTTGGCCAATGCCAAAAAGGCCGTGGCAGTTGCCGGGGCTCATGGAAAGACCACCACAACATCCATGTTGTACATGGTATTGGCCAATTGCGGAACTGAACCTTCGTTTATTGTAGGGGGAGAGTTGCAGGGAAGCGAGCTGAACGCCAAACTGGGAAGAGGAGATTATTTTGTAGTGGAAGCCGATGAAAGTGATGCTTCGTTTCTTGATTTGAGACCATATATTGCCTTAATAACCAATGTTGAAGATGATCACCTGGATTATTATAAGTCAGTAGATAATATAAGAAAAGCTTTTCGCCAGTTTGTTGAGCAGATTAGACCGGAAGGCTTTGCCATGCTCTATGGAGGAGATGCTTTTAATCGTAGTTTAGTAAAAGATTTAACGCTAAACAAACGCTTGTTGTTTTATGGAGAAGACTTATCTAACGACTATTATTTTCTGAATTGGGAGTCTATTGGTTTAGGTTCGCATTTTGATGTTTATAAGCGGGAACTGGGGTTCCTGGGTCGTTTTGAACTAGCGGTTCCGGGAAAACACAATGCTTTAAATGCTTTAGCAGCCATAGCCAGTGCTCTGGAGCTGGGACTAGAAATGGAGCCAATAAAATCAGCTTTAAAAAATTTCCACGGAGCCAGGCGCAGGTTTCAAATCCAGGGACAGAAAGCTTTGGTTACGGTAGTAGATGACTATGCTCATCACCCCACTGAAATCCGGGCGACAATTGATGCGGCCAGGAACTTCCACTCTGGAAGGGTAATTGTGGTATATCAACCTCATCGCTATTCGCGAACCCAATTGTTGGGTCGTCAATTGGGTGAGGCCTTAATAAATGCTGATCTAGCGATAATCACTGAGGTTTATTCTGCTGGGGAAGAAGCTATTCCTGGGATTAGCGGGGAAGTGGTTTGCCAGGCCGCCCAAAGTATTGGCTGCCACTCAGTATATATCCCCCAGAGAGAAGAGATTATTCCTTACCTGCTTCAAATATGCCAGGAGAATGATTTGATTATTACCATGGGGGCTGGTGACATATGGAAACTGGGCCTGCAATTGCTTGAGGTTCTGCCCGAGTCTGTTCTGAAGGTTTAG
- a CDS encoding DUF881 domain-containing protein, with protein sequence MLLLRSKGAQISIAIVCMVLGIMLAIQFKTTESYQANLVPARVEDLTQQVQSVSEERDALVEEVLSLREKLKNVRETDQAMADLQADLQDANMSAGLMAVEGPGVIITVNDNPREIQPGDNPNFSLVHDSDLLMLVNELKTSGAEAISINGERITAKSEIRCAGTLILVNWNRIGPPFVIKAIGNPDMLESGMLIKNGYMESLKVLGIQATIEKAEKITIPAYSGSVKFTFAQPVKYEEKAE encoded by the coding sequence GTGCTTCTTTTGCGTAGTAAAGGTGCTCAAATTTCTATAGCTATTGTCTGTATGGTATTGGGTATAATGTTGGCGATTCAGTTCAAGACGACGGAGAGTTATCAGGCCAACCTGGTTCCTGCCCGGGTCGAGGACTTGACCCAACAGGTACAGAGCGTAAGCGAAGAAAGAGATGCCCTGGTGGAGGAAGTACTATCGTTACGAGAAAAACTCAAAAATGTACGAGAAACTGACCAGGCTATGGCTGATTTGCAGGCTGATTTGCAAGATGCTAATATGAGTGCCGGACTTATGGCGGTAGAAGGACCTGGTGTCATAATAACGGTCAATGATAATCCCCGTGAAATTCAGCCGGGGGACAATCCTAATTTCTCATTGGTTCATGATTCAGATCTTTTGATGCTGGTTAATGAACTAAAGACCTCCGGTGCAGAAGCCATTTCCATCAACGGTGAACGGATTACGGCAAAATCGGAAATAAGGTGTGCGGGTACTTTGATTTTGGTCAATTGGAATAGGATTGGCCCACCTTTTGTAATTAAGGCTATAGGTAATCCAGATATGTTGGAAAGCGGGATGTTAATTAAAAATGGTTATATGGAATCCCTGAAAGTTCTGGGAATACAAGCCACTATAGAAAAGGCTGAGAAAATTACCATCCCCGCCTATAGCGGAAGTGTTAAATTTACATTTGCCCAACCGGTTAAATATGAGGAAAAGGCGGAATAA
- a CDS encoding UDP-N-acetylmuramoyl-tripeptide--D-alanyl-D-alanine ligase: MHLELGFVVDSIKGKLLAGNEKTIVNGVEIDSRRVKPGYLFFAFKGESSDGHDFLEDAWKNGAAAVIVSRGDCLTKAGPGKSLILVNDTLDALQDLAAAYRRSFNIPVVAVTGSVGKTSTKDILALCLQSRFKTLKTSGNYNNEIGLPLTLLQLDKTHQVAVLEMAMRGQGELLQLATIAQPSSALISNVEKVHLETLGSLENIARAKAEVMATLGAGDFALINGDSPLLEEAVRPYAAKKYRFGYSKSCDFRIEETIIKNQGIEIRLICLGQSEKLFLPLPSRRWAMNAVAAAAMAFLLGVPLEEIKSSLLNFNPGSKRLEIIPLPDGGKIINDTYNANPLSMINALETSRELQEKGKLVAVLGDMLELGDYEQEGHREVGHHAVKNQVDLLICIGERAAWMAEAARAAGMAGEQVRHFLSKEESIGFLKQSLNSSDTILFKASRGMQLESLAEEIYSEVGRRKA; the protein is encoded by the coding sequence ATGCATTTGGAGCTGGGTTTTGTTGTCGATAGTATTAAAGGAAAACTACTGGCGGGGAATGAAAAGACCATAGTTAATGGGGTGGAGATTGATTCACGCCGCGTTAAACCCGGCTATTTGTTTTTTGCCTTTAAAGGAGAAAGTTCCGATGGCCATGATTTTCTGGAAGATGCATGGAAAAATGGGGCCGCGGCGGTTATTGTCTCCCGGGGGGATTGCTTGACCAAAGCCGGCCCTGGTAAATCTTTAATCCTGGTTAATGATACTCTGGATGCTTTGCAGGATCTGGCTGCTGCTTACCGGCGCAGCTTTAATATACCGGTGGTGGCGGTTACAGGCAGTGTTGGCAAAACCAGTACCAAGGATATTTTAGCTCTCTGCCTGCAATCCCGCTTTAAAACCTTAAAAACCAGTGGTAATTACAACAATGAAATTGGCCTTCCCTTGACTTTATTGCAACTGGATAAAACTCATCAGGTGGCAGTGCTGGAAATGGCCATGAGGGGCCAGGGGGAATTGTTGCAGCTGGCTACAATAGCTCAGCCAAGCTCGGCCCTTATAAGCAATGTGGAAAAAGTACACCTGGAAACCCTGGGCAGCCTGGAGAATATAGCCCGGGCAAAAGCGGAAGTAATGGCTACTCTTGGGGCCGGTGACTTTGCCCTTATTAATGGAGATTCACCGTTGCTGGAGGAAGCGGTTCGGCCTTATGCGGCCAAAAAGTACCGCTTTGGCTATAGTAAATCTTGTGATTTTCGCATAGAGGAAACTATTATAAAAAATCAAGGTATAGAAATAAGACTTATCTGCTTGGGTCAGTCGGAAAAACTGTTCTTACCATTACCTTCAAGGAGATGGGCTATGAATGCAGTGGCTGCTGCAGCCATGGCGTTTTTGCTGGGGGTTCCCCTGGAAGAAATAAAGTCCAGCCTGCTTAATTTCAATCCGGGTTCCAAGCGACTGGAGATTATTCCTCTACCTGACGGGGGAAAGATAATCAATGATACTTATAATGCTAATCCGCTTTCCATGATTAATGCCCTGGAAACCAGCCGGGAGCTGCAGGAAAAAGGCAAATTGGTAGCGGTTCTGGGAGATATGTTGGAATTGGGTGATTACGAGCAGGAGGGACACCGGGAAGTTGGCCACCATGCGGTTAAGAACCAGGTGGATCTTTTGATATGCATAGGGGAACGAGCGGCATGGATGGCGGAAGCGGCCCGAGCTGCAGGTATGGCAGGAGAGCAGGTCCGGCATTTCCTTTCCAAAGAAGAAAGTATAGGATTTCTTAAACAAAGCTTGAATAGTAGTGATACCATATTGTTTAAGGCTTCCCGGGGAATGCAGCTGGAAAGTCTGGCGGAAGAAATCTACTCGGAAGTCGGAAGACGGAAGGCGTAA
- the spoVE gene encoding stage V sporulation protein E, whose amino-acid sequence MRAKKGPPDFILFITTMALLGIGLVMVFSSSAVTSNIRYDDAYHFFKRQLYWAILGIMAMLVIMKINYSKLKDLALPLMLISLICLILVITPLGIEVNESNRWLGVGFLRFSPSELAKLGMIMFLARTMDQNLSSIRSFSKGVLPYLLLVALVGGLIMLQPDLGTAFAIAATVFFMLLAAGAKWSHLGAVFMAGIGAILAAIAVAPYRLERLVAFLNPWKYAGDEGYQTIQSLYALGSGGLFGMGLGRSRQKFFYLPEQHTDFIFAILGEELGFVGASLVLLLFLLFAWRGFRAAIKAPDTFGSLLAVGITLMIVFQALVNIAVVAGALPVTGITLPFISYGGSSLLFTLCGVGLLLNISRYCN is encoded by the coding sequence TTGAGAGCAAAAAAAGGTCCGCCTGATTTTATCTTGTTTATAACCACAATGGCCCTGTTGGGAATAGGACTGGTAATGGTATTTAGTTCCAGTGCGGTTACTTCGAATATCCGCTATGACGATGCCTACCATTTTTTTAAGCGCCAGTTATATTGGGCGATTCTGGGTATAATGGCCATGCTGGTAATAATGAAAATAAACTATTCCAAGCTTAAAGACTTGGCCCTGCCCTTAATGCTCATTTCCTTGATATGCCTTATACTGGTAATTACCCCTCTGGGGATTGAGGTAAATGAATCCAACCGCTGGCTGGGAGTGGGTTTTCTGCGTTTTTCGCCCTCGGAATTGGCTAAATTAGGAATGATAATGTTTTTGGCCCGGACTATGGATCAGAACCTTTCCTCCATACGCTCTTTCTCGAAAGGAGTACTGCCCTACTTGCTATTGGTGGCACTGGTAGGGGGATTGATTATGCTGCAGCCTGATCTGGGAACCGCTTTTGCCATCGCGGCCACGGTATTTTTTATGTTGCTGGCTGCCGGGGCCAAATGGTCTCACCTAGGGGCGGTTTTTATGGCCGGAATAGGTGCGATATTGGCGGCTATAGCGGTTGCTCCCTACCGTTTGGAAAGGCTGGTTGCCTTTTTAAACCCCTGGAAATATGCGGGTGATGAAGGCTATCAGACCATTCAGTCCCTTTATGCTCTGGGCTCGGGAGGTTTGTTTGGAATGGGTTTGGGACGGAGCCGGCAAAAATTCTTCTACCTTCCGGAACAACATACGGATTTTATTTTTGCTATTCTAGGTGAAGAATTAGGTTTTGTGGGAGCCAGCCTGGTTCTGCTCCTTTTTTTACTCTTTGCCTGGCGGGGGTTTAGAGCGGCCATCAAGGCCCCGGATACCTTTGGCAGTCTCCTGGCAGTTGGTATTACGCTAATGATAGTTTTTCAGGCTTTGGTCAATATCGCGGTAGTAGCAGGCGCCCTGCCGGTTACCGGCATAACTTTACCATTTATAAGCTATGGAGGTTCATCGTTATTGTTCACCCTCTGTGGAGTAGGCTTGCTGCTGAACATCTCTCGTTATTGTAATTAA